The DNA segment CATGTATATAAAACAAAGCCGGTGAGGATCAATCTCACCGGCTTTTTCAGTTTAGAGGTAGGTTTTGTCCCAACCGACTCTTCTAAAAATTAACTCTCAAGTGATTTAAATTTTGCTGATTCCTTTTTTCCGTGCAGGATATAATAAAGGGCTGAGGTGGCCAAAATGACACAGCCTAAAATCTTGTATAGAGATGGATATCCAGTAATCGGGATAAACAAACCGAGCAGTGAAGGACCAAAACCGGCACCCATTTCAAAAAAGATAAAGAAGGTTGCTGTAGCAAGGCCTAACCGCTCGGGTGATGCTGTCGTAATAGCAATGGTTTGAGCAATGGATGATATATTTCCAAAGCCAAGACCAATAATCAAACCTGCTAATAAAAAGGCACCGCTGTTAGTAGTTGAACCAAGCAGGATCATTCCGATTCCGAAAAGGAAAAAGGCAGGATACATAATGTAGTTAGCCCCTTTTCTATCCGCTAATCGGCCCGTAAATGGCCGAGACACTAATACAGCAGCTGAATACATAACAAAGAAGAAGCTTGCTACACTCCCTAAGCGAATCTCAGAGGCATATATATTGATATAAGATAATACACTGGAGAAACAAAGAGCCATTGTAAGAATGATAATGGAGATTGGGATGGCTTTTGGTTCAACAAAATGAGAAAGCTTGAAGCCTTGTCTAGTTGGTTTGTTATCATTATTCCTCGTATTTTCAATTGATATTTTAATAAATAAGACCGTGAATAGACTGATGATCCCAAGTATTAGGCACAGGCTGAAAATCGTTTGGAAACTGGTCCGTTGACTCAGAAAAAGACCTATAAACGGTCCAATGCCAGTCGCCAATGCTGTACTGATCGCAAAATAACTGATGCCTTCTCCTTTTCTATGCTGTGGTATCGTAATCGCTACAACGGTTCCAATGACAGTAGCGGCAATACCAAATGTAAATCCATTCAATAATCTGCTTAGGATGAGAAACCCAATTCCAAGGTCCGCAAAGTATAAAAGTGCAGTCACGATATAAAAGCTTAATCCTAAAATAATGATTTTTTTAGGATTGGTAGAATTAATCATCCTTCCAATAAATAATCGTCCGATTAAAGTCCCGATAATAAAAATACCAGCAACAAGGCCTGCTTGACTTGTAGAGGCATGAAATTCATTTATCGCATAAGCTGCGATTGTCGCATTTAGTAAAAAGAATATAAGGGTTAAGAAAAAATTTACGATGG comes from the Pradoshia eiseniae genome and includes:
- a CDS encoding MFS transporter, which gives rise to MKVEMYKEPLWTKNFIILSIVNFFLTLIFFLLNATIAAYAINEFHASTSQAGLVAGIFIIGTLIGRLFIGRMINSTNPKKIIILGLSFYIVTALLYFADLGIGFLILSRLLNGFTFGIAATVIGTVVAITIPQHRKGEGISYFAISTALATGIGPFIGLFLSQRTSFQTIFSLCLILGIISLFTVLFIKISIENTRNNDNKPTRQGFKLSHFVEPKAIPISIIILTMALCFSSVLSYINIYASEIRLGSVASFFFVMYSAAVLVSRPFTGRLADRKGANYIMYPAFFLFGIGMILLGSTTNSGAFLLAGLIIGLGFGNISSIAQTIAITTASPERLGLATATFFIFFEMGAGFGPSLLGLFIPITGYPSLYKILGCVILATSALYYILHGKKESAKFKSLES